Below is a genomic region from Diabrotica undecimpunctata isolate CICGRU chromosome 7, icDiaUnde3, whole genome shotgun sequence.
aaacctgtCACATATCGCTTAACCTTGTACGCTTAACCTACAATTGGTACCTGttatatattttcttaaaaattacttaacccaaaagaaaatatttgttaaCTTTaagataatattattaattaatagcATAATTGGTTGAAAATTGTTGCAtattgcaataaataaataataatattcggTGAATTGATCTTGTATGGATTTACAAAGATTAGAAACAGTTCTTACGTATTTTGCAGGGCTCTTAATTTCGAGATGCTCGAGATTTCTGTagacgaaaagtattttattggAGGTGATTTGTATGGACATATTGGTACAGAAAGAGCAGACATAGAAAGAGTTCATAGAGGTTTGGAGATGAATAAGAAATTACAAAGGAAATAGCTGGATTGACTTTGCAGTGGCATGGGATTTGGCTGGCAATTATACGTTCTTTATGAAGACTGAAGACCAGTATGTTTCCCATAGAAGCAAGGAAAGCAAGTATGacaccagaaagtaaagtggtAGAATTTAAAGAATAATGATTTGGCAATAGCCTTTAAGAGTAGATTACCGGAAGGTCTTGTGGAAAGAGATACGGTAAATGACTGGTGGGAAGCCAACAGTAAAATTGTGGTGCAAGTCGGAAAGGAAGTGCTAggaaaaacatctggtaaagggtctcctagagacaaagaaacttaGTGGTGGAACGATGAGGTGCAACAGAAGGTTAAAAAGAAGAAAGAGCCTAGAAAGAGGTATGACAGgtctaaaagagaggaagataagaatatatacaaGGTGGAAAAGAGGGAAGCAAAGCGCGCTGCAGCTACTGCTAAGCAAAGCTCGTCTGcacagctgtatgaagagttgAAAACACCCGAGGggatgaaaaggttatacagcattgctaaagcaagggacaagtcatcaaaggacttgacccACGTGCGACAGATTAAGAGTGCAGATGAAAGAGTATTAagaaccgatgttgaaataaagcaaatatgGTATAAGTACTTTAGTAAGTTGCTAAATAAAGAATACCAAAGGAGAGACATAGGATGCGGGAACCTAAATGGGAATGGAATACCGGGGATAGCGAAAGATGAAGTTGTCGAGGCGTTAAATAGGACGAAGAACGATAAGGTAGTAGGACCTTATCGTTCTCTAGATCGATCTCTCTAGAGCTTTCCAAACCTGTGGAGGTTTGGAAAGCTCTAGGAGAAGAGGGTTGATATCTTGTGGCAAATAGTGGATATATGAGGATGGAAGGATGCTCAATGCATGGAGAGAGAGTGTGATGGTATTATTGTATATAGATAAAGGGGACATTCAGGACTATAAGAACCatagagggataaagttaatgtcgcacacaataaaaatttgggagagaactgTAGAACAAAGGTTAAGGGGAGagacatcgataggagaagaacagtttgggtttatgccaaGAAGAAGGACAACTGATGCGTTTTTTGCGTTGAGATAGTTGGTAGAGAAATACAGCAAGAAGAAAAGAGAGCTAAATATAAatgatatttatagatcttgagaaggcgtaTAACACAGTTTCTAGACAAGAGCTCTATGGGAATGTATCAGAGAGAAATGGGTTtctgagaagtacgtaaggctcgtgaaggatTGTATGAGGGAGtgtacaccaaagtaaggactgcTGTCAGATTGACCAAAAGTTTTTCATATACATTTGGTTTGCATCATTACTCTTCACTAAGTCCTGACCTacttaatcttgttatggatgtatTGACAGAGAAAGTAATGGAGggggctccttggtcaatgctctttgctaatgatatcgtgttagtagaagAGAACAAACAAACGTTGGAGGAGAAGTTGGAGAAGGGCTATCGAAGAGAGAGGACTTAAGGTTAGCAGGTACAAAAAGGGAAAGTATGTGGTTGGGAGAAAGAGGAATGGTTGGGGACGTAGAATTGCTTGAAGAAAACCTAGGACGAGTAGGAGAATAtaaataccttggctcctacGTAACGAAAAATGAaacactagatcgagaaatttCCCACAGGATACAGGCTAGTTGTTGGTTCCCACAGGATACAGGTCACTAAAAGCTAATGAGCGGGGTACTTTGTGATCGAAAATCTGGGAAGGACTAAAAGGAAAGTTATACAAGAGTATAGTGACACCTGCGTTTGTGTACGGCGGtgaagtgtggcctgtaaagaagatctagaaaaagaaaatgaaggtAGCTGAAATGTTACAGTGGATGTTAGGTAAGACTAGAAAGGACAGGATCAGAAAATacttgattagggaaagagccggggtgactagtctcaaaaaagattcaagaacaaagactgcaatggtttggtcatgtcagacgtagagatgaaaactatgtgggacgaaGAATAGAGCTGTTGAAAGTTTATagaagaggtagaggaaaaccgagaaGAAAAATGACTTTGTGGCAGAGGACTTGGGAGAGAAAGGTTTAGATGAAGAAGATCCGATGGACAAAAATGTGTGGCAACGAAGAGTATGCAACACCGACCCCTGAAAATGGAAAAgctaaggaagaagaagaatgggtaTCCTAATTGTACGCGACATTGCTTATCTATCATAAATTACTGCAACAATTAACTTGGAAATAGTGGTCGTAAACAAATTCTGAAAAAAGTAGCATTATCATGTATTTCAATTGGAAACAGATTGCATCTATATTTAATTGTTTGGTGTTTGCCAATAAGTATGCCTAAAAATTATCATGAGTAATAGTGACTCTAGTTAGTAGAAGATTTATATTCTTTATTAACATAATTGTACTTTTTTTTACAGGTTAACGCTCGCTGAACTACTAAAATTGGATGAATTCGATTCAGATCAAGAAGTGTTTATTACATCTGTTGATGAAAGCTATATCCCACAAGCAGATGCTGAGACATGGAAGAAGAATTTATTATAGAACAGGCAGACGAGTACGAACCAGAAGAGCACATAGAGAATGAACCTCAGTCTTTAGGCAACAATTTGATATTCAAGGATGGAACTGGATGGAGTAGTGGACCACTGTGTAGTGCTCAAACAAGGGTCTGGTTATCTCTTACATCAAAAAGGTGCGCCTGCAACTAATAGCAATTTATTTACTCCTAAAAAATATTCAGGTCAATTATAAGCCCTAGTGACATAATTTTGTGTGAAACAAACAGAAAAGTCAAGAGTTTGTgagaattttaacaaaaaattggcGCCGAGATTTCCAAATACTACAAGACGGCCTCCACAAAAAAAATTTGAGCCATTTACTGAATGTGAGCTCTACGCACTATTTGTTATCCTAATTGTTCCTAGTATACAtagaaacaacaaagaaaacCTGTGTGAGATGTGGACTACGGATTCTTTGCCACTAATACGTCAGGCATGGTCTCATGATCGTTTCAAGACCATGCTAAGATTTATAAGATTTGACAACGAAAATATCCTTGAAGAACGCAAAAAACAAATAAAGCTGCACCTATACGAGATATCTGGACAATGCTgaataaaaatttgtaacaaGGCTACAAACCATCCCAATGCATAACTATCGAAGAACAATTGTTTCCGTTTAGAGGTCGTAcaaatttaacacaatatataccTTCCCAACCCGCTAAATATGGAATCAAAGTATTTTGGGCTTGTGATGCATCAAACGCTTATCCCGTACAAGGTCACCTTTATATTGGATAAACAGCAGATGGTTTCCGACAAGTTAACACAGATAACTTTTTTACCAGTTTTGAATTCGCTTAAGTCTTGAATTCATAGCACGTTAGTGGGCACAGTTGGAAAAAATAAGCGATCAATACGCAACCAAATAAGGAAAGAGCTGTTTTCCacgaattttgcatataatcatGATGCTACTGTATGCTCTTATGTGCCAAAGAAAAACAAATCAGTACTGTTACTATCGTCGATGTATATGACGAAGTAGAAGACAGTGAAGTAGCGAAGTCAGAAATAATTAAGTATTACAATAAAAACCAAGGGGGGGGGGGTTGATACCATGTATATCATAATGTTCTTGCCAAGAGCCTTTTTCTAATGTTCTGGCATCGATTTTTCTGCAAAAATTTTCTTCAAAAGTTTGTAGGGATAGCCAAGTACAGCTGATTTGATTTTCCAGGTCTTAAAATGCCAGTTATCTTCAACTCACGTAACCACGCATTTGCTTTGGTCAGAAATTACCTAAAAATTCCTTGGTAGTGCATCAAATTTGGGGTCTTTCAGCCTCTTGCAATCCTTGTAGGACACTGCTTATATCTTATGGTTCCTTTTAAGATTTTAAGTTCTTGTATAACTTTAGTGGTATATAAGATGTGTTTTATAAAGTAGTGCCCAGGATTAGTTAAATTTTCTGCAGCTATCTTGAGTGGCTGATATCTGAGATCGCTACgttgtttattatgttatatCACCACCCATTTTCCCCAACAGGTCCCAGGCCTTCAAGACGTCTGCGTCGAAAGATAAATAAACAcaacacattttaaaaataaatcattttattcagaaaaataaataaattgttcgCTTAACACTTTATACGCTATCTCCAGGTATATTATCTTTGGAATTAATTAAAGCTAGTATAGCTCTTGGTACATCCATCGTTTGGTCGTCTACCAAAACTATATCGAACGTATCCAAGTAATCAGGTAATGCTTCGTCAATCTTTAACAAAGAAAGTAATAAGTAttaattattgttctgaagctattaaTCATTATATCAAACGAGTAatacaatgaaataaaattaaatatttacccTTTCATAAAGGAATCCAATTTTTAAAACTTCATTTATGTTGTCCAAACCACCAACCATGGAGGCATCTCCTAAGGAGTCGCCCATTAAAATAACATTCTCTCTGTCGGCTATTTTATGGTAAAAATCTGTGTCTTTGATAGCCACTTCATTCTTGTTGTAAACGTGTATAAGAATATCCTTAAATCCTTCTATTCTACCTTCTGaatcatattttaaaaagttaGATACAACCTAAAAGAAACATTAAATTAGTTAATTCAGTtgaaaaaaaatgaagaagaaaagaatACAGAAACCTAATGGTCGCCAAAGGCAATTGAAGATAATATAAAGGAGAAAAGAAAATTAACTTTACAGTAGTTAGAAAATAAGTCTATAATAATCAAATTAGATGTATCCGATATGAAAATAAAGGATGTCAAAAAGCGATGGAAAAAATACTTTGGAAGTTTATCAAATGAAGAATTtgacaaaaaaaacagaaaatcattTGAGGTAACAGACACAGTAACAGCAATGTTCatcaaaataacaaacgaagaagttgTTTAAGCacttcaaaaaataaacaaaagttaaAGCAGTTATTGCAGATGATATTCCTGGTGAAATTTGGATAGCCTTAGGAGAGTCAggaacaagtttttt
It encodes:
- the LOC140445906 gene encoding 7-methylguanosine phosphate-specific 5'-nucleotidase-like isoform X2; the protein is MFYDCPSITAEYIDAAKALDKKYAPSEVDPTIPRDEKIKLMIEWWTLSEKTLKGLVVPPEEIENICAIIGPSMRDGTKEFFEFLEANQVPILVFSAGLGDTVVAVLKHCEVYLSNVEVVSNFLKYDSEGRIEGFKDILIHVYNKNEVAIKDTDFYHKIADRENVILMGDSLGDASMVGGLDNINEVLKIGFLYERIDEALPDYLDTFDIVLVDDQTMDVPRAILALINSKDNIPGDSV